The window GGTTTTGGCGCAGCCTGTCTTGCGGTACAGGCCGGGAGCACGGCCATGAAAAGGCAGAGCAGCAGGGCGGCTGCGGCATGGGTGGAGAAAGGCCGATTTGTGCGTGGCATGTATGTCCCGTGTTTAGTCGTGTTCCAGAACCCAGTCCTGGGAAAAATCCTTGACCTTATCGGTCATGAATTCACGTATCTTGACCAGCAGGCGCGCCTCGATCTGGCGTACCCGTTCGCGTGTCACCCCGAATTGCTCGCCGATTTCGCGCAGGGTGATGGGATCGTCCGACAGCAGTCGTTCGTCCAGAATAGCAACTTCCTTTTCATTGAGCGAGGGCCGGATTTTCTTGATGTTCTCCAGCAGCAGGTCAACGATCTGGTCCGAGGCGAGGGTGTCCTCTACACCCGGTCCCAGCGAAGGCAGGAAGTCCATGCGTGTGGCGTCGGAATCTTCACCCAGTGGCGTGTTCAGCGACATGTCATTCTTGGACAGACGCTGATCCATCTCTTCGATTTCCGATTCGCTCACGCCCAGCGACTTGGAGAGCGCCTCGGTGGTGGGATCGAATCCCATGGCCTGCAAGCGCTGGCGTTCCTTGTTCAGGTTGTAAAAGAGCTTGCGCTGGGTCTGGGTGGTACCCACCTTGACCATGCGCCAGTTGTCCATGATGTACTTCAGGATGTACGCCTTGATCCAGAACGCCGCGTAATAGGAGAATTTGATCCCCTTTTCCGGGTCGAACTTGGTCACGGCCTTGAGCAGGCCCACGTTTCCTTCCTGCACCAGATCCAGTGCGTTCTGCATCCAGCGGCGTTGGAAGTCCATGGCGATCTTTACCACCAATCGCAGGTGGGAGGACACCAGCTTGAAGGCCGCGTCCTGATCGTTTTCGTCCTGCACGCGCTTGGCCAGCGCATACTCCTCGTCCGGTTCCAGCATGGGGAAGCGGGCGATCTCCTTGAGATACATCTGAAGCGGATCGCGAATCCGGACTTCCTTGGAAGTCGGCTTGGCAAAGGCCGGTAGCAATGACTCCAGAGGTTCGGTGGTGGCCGGCGGGTTAATCGGCACAGCACGCGAATCCTTGGCTTCGTCTACGATCTCGGCTTCGTCTATGACCGGCTCATCGATCTCGTCCTCCAGTTCGGAGTCAAGGTCCTCGGGTTCTATGACCTCAGGTTCGATGGCAGTGTTGCTTTCGGTAGATGGCATAATATCTTGTGTCGGGCTTTTTGTTCGTCCCGGTTCAATACTAATAATAAGAACAAGGAGACGACATTATAGTTTTTGGTAATCCTTTTCAATGTTTTTCAATTCAGCAACCATGTGCAGAGAATTGCATGGCTCCTCGGCTTCGCATAGCGGGGCATCTGCGGCGTTGCCGGGCATAATTGAATGCTCGATCTAGCGCTGCTACGCCTTTGCTTCAATTGCGCCCGTCGCCTTGCAGTTACACCACTATCGCTAGCTTGGCGGCGGTTAAGTGTCTTATGTATAAGCCGTTTTCTCGTCGGCGCAATGGGTGGGGCGTGAGTTTTACCTATTGGTAATAATGGCGTTTGTTGTGTGGATGTGGTCGAGTGCTTTCGTGAAGCGTGAGTAGATGTCTTGATGTGGCGACAGGTGCAAGATTCTGCCCTTTCAGGTGGCGTGTATGCATAATCGAAAATACTTGCATTTCGCCACAACTAAGACTATATCAAGACATCTTGATATACGAATTCAGCAGTCCCGGCAGGGATGTTTAGGAGAATAGAGATGCCCGATTTCAGGTCCATACTTCGTGACGACAAAGTCTACTTCTTTGATGGCGGCTACGGTTCGCTGTTGCAGAGCCGCGGTCTGCCCGCCGGTCTTTCGCCCGAGCTGTGGTGCATGAAAGAGCCGGACATCATCCGTGGTGTGCATCAGGAATACATTGAGGCTGGTGCCAACGTTCTGACCACCAACACCTTTGGCGGCACCCGTCCCAAGCTGGGCGGCGAGGTGGAAGTTTATGAACTGAACAAGTTCATGACCTCCATCGCCCGTGAAGTGGCTGGCGACAACGCTTTTGTCGCTGCTTCCGTCGGTCCCACCGGGCATTTTGTCGAGCCGCTGGGCGACCTGACTTTCCGCGAGCTGGTGGAACTGTTCAAGGAGCAGATCAAAGGCTGCGTGGACGGCGGTGCCGACCTGATCCTCGGTGAAACCCATTTTGATCTGGCCGAAGTCAAGGCCGTGGTGGTGGCAGCTCGTCAGGTGTGCGACCTGCCCGTGGCCATGTCCATGACCTTTGAAGGTGAGGCCTCCCTGACCGGAACTTCTCCGCTGACCTTTGTGGACACCATGCAGAACATGGGTGTCGAGCTTATCGGTACCAACTGTTCGGCCGGCCCCGAGCAGATGCAGGACACCTTGCGCTCCTGGGCTTCCCGTCTGGACACCCCGACCTTTGCCGAAGCCAACGCCGGTCTGCCCGAGCTGGACGACGAGGGCAACACCTGCTTCCGTCTGCCGCCCGAGCCGTTTGCCGAGCAGGCATGCAAGTTCGTCGATCTCGGCGCCAAGTTCCTCGGCGGTTGCTGCGGTACCACCCCTGATCACATTCGCGCCCTGCGCAACAAGGTAGGCGACACCCCGTGGCAGCGTCCCGAGAAGACTGACGACGCCCAGATGGTGCTGACCTCCCGTTCCATTTCCGTGCCCATTGGCTTCAACCATCCCGGTGCCATCATCGGTGAGCGCATCAACCCCACCGGCAAGAAGCAGCTCATCAAAGAACTGCAGGAAGGCACGTTTACCGAGGCCATCCGCTTTGCCAACGAGCAGATTGAACTGGGCGCTCCCATTCTCGACGTCAACGTCGGCGCCCCCATGGTGGACGAAGTCGCATTGCTGCCAGAACTGACCAAAACACTGGTCAGCCGTTTCACTACGCCGCTGTCCATTGACTCCAATGATTCTGCTGCCGTAGAAGCAGGCCTTTGGGTCTACCCCGGTTCCCCGCTGGTCAACTCCATCTCCGGCGAGCCCGGCAAGATGGAAGCTCTCGGCCCCCTGTGCAAGATGTTCGGTGCGCCGTTCATCCTGCTGCCCATCGTCGGCAACAAGCTGCCCGTCACTGCCAAGGAGCGCCTTGACGTCATCGAAGGTCTGCTCAAGGAAGCCGAAGCTCTTGGCATTCCCAAGCGCCTGATCATGGTCGACGCACTGGCTCTGACCGTTTCTTCCAAGCCCGAGGCTGCCCGCCACGCATTGGAAGTCATGCGTCACTGCCGTGACGAGTGGGGGCTGCCCACCACCATCGGCCTGTCCAACATTTCCTTTGGTCTGCCTGCCCGCGAGCTGTTGAACTCCACGTTCCTCTCCCTCGGCATGGCCTCCGGTCTCAGCTCCTTCATCGCCAACCCCAACTCGGCCCGTCTGCAGGAAGCACTTCACACCACCGAAGTGCTGCTCAACCGTGATCCGCAGGCCGAGCATTACATCGCCAAGTTCTCTGATTGGACCGGCGGTGGCGGGGTGCAGTCTGCTCCGGCAGCCGGTGCGCAGTCTGTGGATACCGGTGATCTGCCGCCTGTCCAGGCTGCGGTCATCAAGGGCGACAAGGACAACGTGGTCGCGCTGGTCGAGACTGAGCTTGAGGGTGGCAAGCCCGCCATGGCGATCGTCAACGACCTGTTGATTCCCGGCATCCTCGCCGTGGGCGACAAGTACGAGCGCAAGGAATACTTCCTGCCCCAGTTGCTCCAGTCTGCCGAGACCATGCAGACCGCTTTTGCCCGTCTCAAGCCGCTTCTCGAGGAAGAGGGCGACGAGGCCGAAAAGCCGGTCGTGATCATGGCCACGGTCGAAGGGGACATTCACGACATCGGCAAGAATATCGTCTGCCTGATGCTCAAGAACTACGGCTTCGAGGTCGTGGATCTGGGCAAGGACGTGAAAGCCGAGACCATCGTGGATGCTGCTGTCGAGCACAAGGCTTCCATCATTGGCCTTTCCGCCCTCATGACCACCACCATGGTGCGCATGGAAGACACGGTTCAGCTCGTCAAGGAGCGCTCCATGGATACCAAGGTCATCATCGGCGGCGCAGTCGTCACCGAGAAATTCTGCAACGCCATCGGCGCTGACGGATGGTCCACCGACGCCATCGCCGCAGTGAAGCTGGCGCAGAGTCTGGTGCAATAACTTCCCGCGCTGAAAAACAACTGTAAAGGCCGCCCGAAAAGGGCGGTCTTTTTTTTGTTGGGTGAGTTGTTTGTCGAGGAAGTCGGGGCTAGCAGACCTGTCTCAGGCATTCTTCTTTTATTTGCGCTGCATCTCTGGTAAACTACCGCCCACAACCACGAGGTGAAATATGAAAAATATCCGGCGATTTGCCGTTATACTTATGATTTGCATGCTCCTTATGGCGTGCGGCGACAATGGCGCCAACGGGGCTGGTACAGGCTCGGAAAGTGCCAGTGTTGCGGCTGAATATCCGCCCATGGGCGTGAAGGATCTGGATGCCTTTCTGGCTGCCAACAAGGGCACGCCGGTAATGCTTATGTTCTGGACAACCTGGTGTCCTTCATGCAAGGAGGCTGTTCCCGAGCTTGAGAAATTGAGTCAGGCCTATAATGACAAGGTAAAGATCCTTGCTGTCTCGTTGGATGAAAGCAAGGACGCGCTGGACGCGTTTTTTGCCAAGAAGAAGCTTGATCTGCCGGTATATCATGGCGATCAGGCCATCGCACAGAAGTTTGGGGTGGAGGCCATCCCGACGCTGTTGATGTTTGATAAGAACGGTAAGCAGGTTTTTGGTCAGCCGGGCGTTTTCCCGTATGAAATGCTCAAGATCATGGCCGATAAATTGATGGCTCAATAAATGGATATTCGAAAAGCTCGCATGGATGATGTGAAGGCTATCCACGGCCTTCTGATGCATAATACTGCGGAAGAAGGTCTGGTGCTCCCTCGGTCATTGAGCCAGTTGTATTCCCATCTTCGCGATTTCTTCGTGGCTCTGGATGCGGATGGCAAGGTGG of the Pseudodesulfovibrio sp. zrk46 genome contains:
- a CDS encoding homocysteine S-methyltransferase family protein, which codes for MPDFRSILRDDKVYFFDGGYGSLLQSRGLPAGLSPELWCMKEPDIIRGVHQEYIEAGANVLTTNTFGGTRPKLGGEVEVYELNKFMTSIAREVAGDNAFVAASVGPTGHFVEPLGDLTFRELVELFKEQIKGCVDGGADLILGETHFDLAEVKAVVVAARQVCDLPVAMSMTFEGEASLTGTSPLTFVDTMQNMGVELIGTNCSAGPEQMQDTLRSWASRLDTPTFAEANAGLPELDDEGNTCFRLPPEPFAEQACKFVDLGAKFLGGCCGTTPDHIRALRNKVGDTPWQRPEKTDDAQMVLTSRSISVPIGFNHPGAIIGERINPTGKKQLIKELQEGTFTEAIRFANEQIELGAPILDVNVGAPMVDEVALLPELTKTLVSRFTTPLSIDSNDSAAVEAGLWVYPGSPLVNSISGEPGKMEALGPLCKMFGAPFILLPIVGNKLPVTAKERLDVIEGLLKEAEALGIPKRLIMVDALALTVSSKPEAARHALEVMRHCRDEWGLPTTIGLSNISFGLPARELLNSTFLSLGMASGLSSFIANPNSARLQEALHTTEVLLNRDPQAEHYIAKFSDWTGGGGVQSAPAAGAQSVDTGDLPPVQAAVIKGDKDNVVALVETELEGGKPAMAIVNDLLIPGILAVGDKYERKEYFLPQLLQSAETMQTAFARLKPLLEEEGDEAEKPVVIMATVEGDIHDIGKNIVCLMLKNYGFEVVDLGKDVKAETIVDAAVEHKASIIGLSALMTTTMVRMEDTVQLVKERSMDTKVIIGGAVVTEKFCNAIGADGWSTDAIAAVKLAQSLVQ
- a CDS encoding RNA polymerase factor sigma-32, with the protein product MPSTESNTAIEPEVIEPEDLDSELEDEIDEPVIDEAEIVDEAKDSRAVPINPPATTEPLESLLPAFAKPTSKEVRIRDPLQMYLKEIARFPMLEPDEEYALAKRVQDENDQDAAFKLVSSHLRLVVKIAMDFQRRWMQNALDLVQEGNVGLLKAVTKFDPEKGIKFSYYAAFWIKAYILKYIMDNWRMVKVGTTQTQRKLFYNLNKERQRLQAMGFDPTTEALSKSLGVSESEIEEMDQRLSKNDMSLNTPLGEDSDATRMDFLPSLGPGVEDTLASDQIVDLLLENIKKIRPSLNEKEVAILDERLLSDDPITLREIGEQFGVTRERVRQIEARLLVKIREFMTDKVKDFSQDWVLEHD
- a CDS encoding TlpA disulfide reductase family protein, with the protein product MKNIRRFAVILMICMLLMACGDNGANGAGTGSESASVAAEYPPMGVKDLDAFLAANKGTPVMLMFWTTWCPSCKEAVPELEKLSQAYNDKVKILAVSLDESKDALDAFFAKKKLDLPVYHGDQAIAQKFGVEAIPTLLMFDKNGKQVFGQPGVFPYEMLKIMADKLMAQ